Proteins encoded within one genomic window of Pseudomonas cannabina:
- the rpoC gene encoding DNA-directed RNA polymerase subunit beta', translating into MKDLLNLLKNQGQVEEFDAIRIGLASPEMIRSWSFGEVKKPETINYRTFKPERDGLFCAKIFGPVKDYECLCGKYKRLKHRGVICEKCGVEVALAKVRRERMAHIELASPVAHIWFLKSLPSRIGLLMDMTLRDIERVLYFESYVVIDPGMTTLEKGQLLNDEQYFEALEEFGDDFDARMGAEAVRELLHAIDLEHEIGRLREEIPQTNSETKIKKLSKRLKLMEAFQGSGNLPEWMVLTVLPVLPPDLRPLVPLDGGRFATSDLNDLYRRVINRNNRLKRLLDLSAPDIIVRNEKRMLQEAVDALLDNGRRGRAITGSNKRPLKSLADMIKGKQGRFRQNLLGKRVDYSGRSVITVGPTLRLHQCGLPKKMALELFKPFIFGKLEMRGLATTIKAAKKMVERELPEVWDVLAEVIREHPVLLNRAPTLHRLGIQAFEPVLIEGKAIQLHPLVCAAYNADFDGDQMAVHVPLTLEAQLEARALMMSTNNILSPANGEPIIVPSQDVVLGLYYMTREAINAKGEGRVFADLQEVDRVFRAGEAALHAKVKVRIHETVNDRDGGSVKNTRIVDTTVGRALLFQVVPAGLSYDVVNQPMKKKAISKLINQCYRVVGLKETVIFADQLMYTGFAYSTISGVSIGVNDFVIPDEKARIIDAATEEVKEIESQYASGLVTQGEKYNKVIDLWSKANDEVSKAMMSNLSKERVIDRHGVEVDQESFNSMYMMADSGARGSAAQIRQLAGMRGLMAKPDGSIIETPITANFREGLSVLQYFISTHGARKGLADTALKTANSGYLTRRLVDVAQDLVVTEVDCGTEHGLLMTPHIEGGDVVEPLGERVLGRVIARDVFKPGTEEIIVPAGTLVDEKWVEFIELNSIDEVIVRSPISCETRYGICAKCYGRDLARGHQVNIGEAVGVIAAQSIGEPGTQLTMRTFHIGGAASRTSAADSVQVKNGGTVRLHNLKHVERVDGHLVAVSRSGELAIADDFGRERERYKLPYGAVISVKEGDKVDAGSIVAKWDPHTHPIVTEMKGTVTYVGMEEGITIKRQTDELTGMTNIEVLDAKDRPAAGKDIRPAVKMVGLDGKDLLLPGTDVPAQYFLPANALVGVADGAQIAIGDVIARIPQETSKTRDITGGLPRVADLFEARRPKEASILAEVSGTIAFGKETKGKRRLVITPNDGSDPYEELIPKWRHLNVFEGEQVNRGEVISDGPSDPHDILRLLGVSALAKYIVNEIQDVYRLQGVKINDKHIETILRQMLRKVEIAESGDSSFIKGDQMELTHVLVENERLSTEDKFVSKFTRVLLGITKASLSTESFISAASFQETTRVLTEAAVTGKRDYLRGLKENVVVGRLIPAGTGLAYHSERKRRREMDKPTRVSASEVEAALTEALNSSGN; encoded by the coding sequence TTGAAAGACTTACTGAATTTGCTGAAAAACCAGGGTCAGGTCGAAGAGTTCGACGCAATCCGTATCGGACTTGCATCGCCTGAGATGATCCGTTCCTGGTCGTTCGGTGAAGTTAAAAAGCCGGAAACCATTAACTACCGTACGTTCAAGCCTGAGCGTGACGGTCTGTTCTGCGCCAAGATTTTTGGCCCGGTAAAAGATTACGAGTGCCTGTGCGGTAAGTACAAGCGCCTGAAGCATCGCGGCGTCATCTGCGAAAAATGCGGTGTTGAAGTGGCTTTGGCCAAGGTTCGTCGCGAGCGTATGGCTCACATCGAACTGGCTTCGCCGGTTGCTCACATCTGGTTCCTGAAATCGCTGCCGTCCCGTATCGGCTTGCTGATGGACATGACCCTGCGTGATATCGAACGCGTTCTCTACTTCGAGAGCTATGTCGTTATCGATCCAGGTATGACCACCCTTGAAAAAGGCCAGCTGCTGAACGACGAGCAGTACTTCGAAGCGCTCGAAGAGTTCGGTGATGACTTTGACGCCCGTATGGGTGCTGAAGCTGTTCGCGAATTGCTGCACGCTATCGATCTGGAACACGAAATCGGCCGTCTGCGTGAAGAGATTCCGCAAACCAATTCCGAAACCAAGATCAAGAAGCTGTCCAAGCGTCTGAAGCTGATGGAAGCCTTCCAGGGTTCCGGCAACCTCCCTGAGTGGATGGTGCTGACCGTTCTGCCGGTTCTGCCGCCAGATCTGCGTCCTCTGGTTCCGCTTGACGGTGGCCGTTTCGCGACGTCCGACCTCAACGATCTGTATCGTCGAGTGATCAACCGTAACAACCGTTTGAAGCGTCTGCTGGATCTGTCTGCTCCCGATATCATCGTGCGCAACGAAAAGCGCATGCTGCAGGAAGCGGTTGATGCACTGCTCGACAACGGTCGTCGCGGTCGCGCCATCACTGGTTCGAACAAGCGTCCTCTGAAATCCCTGGCTGACATGATCAAGGGTAAGCAGGGTCGTTTCCGTCAGAACTTGCTCGGTAAGCGTGTTGACTACTCGGGTCGTTCGGTAATTACCGTAGGTCCGACCCTGCGTCTGCACCAGTGCGGTCTGCCGAAAAAAATGGCCCTCGAGCTGTTCAAGCCGTTCATTTTCGGCAAGCTGGAAATGCGTGGCCTGGCCACGACCATCAAAGCTGCCAAGAAAATGGTCGAGCGCGAGCTGCCAGAAGTCTGGGACGTTCTTGCTGAAGTGATTCGCGAACACCCAGTGCTCCTGAACCGTGCCCCAACGCTTCACCGTCTGGGTATCCAGGCCTTTGAGCCGGTTCTGATTGAAGGTAAGGCTATTCAGCTGCACCCGCTGGTCTGCGCTGCGTATAACGCCGACTTCGACGGTGACCAGATGGCCGTTCACGTGCCTTTGACGCTGGAAGCCCAGCTCGAAGCGCGCGCACTGATGATGTCGACCAACAACATCCTGTCGCCAGCCAACGGTGAGCCAATCATCGTTCCTTCGCAGGACGTTGTATTGGGTCTGTACTACATGACTCGTGAAGCGATCAACGCCAAAGGCGAAGGTCGTGTGTTTGCGGATCTGCAGGAAGTCGACCGCGTATTCCGCGCCGGCGAAGCGGCTCTGCACGCCAAGGTCAAGGTTCGTATCCACGAAACGGTCAATGATCGTGATGGTGGCAGCGTCAAGAACACTCGTATCGTCGACACCACTGTCGGCCGTGCGTTGCTGTTCCAGGTGGTTCCGGCCGGCCTGTCCTACGACGTCGTCAACCAGCCGATGAAGAAAAAAGCGATCTCCAAACTGATCAACCAGTGCTACCGCGTGGTTGGTTTGAAAGAGACCGTTATCTTCGCTGACCAGTTGATGTACACCGGTTTTGCCTACTCGACCATTTCGGGTGTTTCCATCGGCGTTAACGACTTCGTTATCCCGGATGAGAAAGCTCGCATCATCGACGCGGCCACCGAAGAAGTTAAAGAGATCGAAAGCCAGTACGCTTCCGGCCTGGTAACCCAGGGCGAGAAGTACAACAAGGTGATCGACCTTTGGTCCAAGGCGAACGACGAAGTCTCGAAAGCGATGATGTCGAACCTGTCTAAAGAGCGCGTTATCGACCGTCACGGCGTCGAAGTTGATCAGGAATCCTTCAACTCGATGTATATGATGGCTGACTCCGGGGCGCGTGGTTCTGCTGCCCAGATTCGTCAGCTGGCCGGTATGCGTGGTCTGATGGCCAAGCCTGACGGCTCCATCATCGAAACGCCGATCACTGCGAACTTCCGTGAAGGTTTGAGCGTACTTCAGTACTTCATCTCTACTCACGGTGCTCGTAAGGGTCTTGCGGATACCGCGTTGAAAACCGCTAACTCCGGTTATCTGACTCGTCGTCTGGTAGACGTGGCTCAGGATCTGGTCGTTACCGAAGTAGACTGCGGTACCGAGCATGGTCTGTTGATGACACCGCACATTGAAGGCGGTGACGTTGTAGAGCCGCTCGGTGAGCGTGTGCTGGGTCGAGTCATCGCCCGTGACGTATTCAAGCCGGGTACAGAAGAAATCATCGTGCCTGCAGGCACTCTGGTTGACGAGAAATGGGTTGAGTTCATCGAGCTGAACAGCATCGACGAAGTCATCGTTCGCTCGCCAATCAGCTGTGAAACCCGCTACGGTATTTGCGCCAAGTGCTACGGTCGCGACCTGGCTCGTGGTCACCAGGTCAACATCGGTGAAGCTGTAGGCGTTATCGCTGCACAGTCGATCGGTGAGCCAGGTACCCAGCTGACAATGCGTACGTTCCACATTGGTGGTGCGGCAAGCCGGACTTCGGCAGCCGACAGCGTTCAGGTGAAGAACGGCGGTACTGTCCGTCTTCACAACCTGAAGCACGTAGAGCGTGTCGATGGTCACCTGGTTGCGGTATCCCGCTCCGGTGAGCTGGCAATCGCTGATGACTTCGGTCGTGAGCGTGAGCGTTACAAACTGCCATATGGTGCAGTGATTTCGGTGAAGGAAGGCGATAAGGTCGACGCTGGTTCGATCGTGGCCAAGTGGGATCCGCACACTCACCCAATCGTCACCGAGATGAAAGGTACTGTTACCTACGTCGGCATGGAAGAAGGCATCACGATCAAGCGTCAGACAGACGAACTGACCGGTATGACCAACATTGAAGTGCTTGATGCCAAAGACCGCCCGGCTGCTGGCAAGGACATCCGTCCTGCCGTGAAGATGGTCGGTCTGGATGGCAAGGATCTGCTGCTGCCAGGTACCGATGTACCGGCCCAGTACTTCCTGCCGGCTAACGCCCTGGTTGGTGTAGCTGACGGTGCGCAGATCGCGATCGGTGATGTTATCGCTCGTATTCCGCAGGAAACTTCGAAGACCCGTGACATCACCGGTGGTCTGCCGCGTGTTGCCGACCTGTTCGAAGCGCGTCGTCCGAAAGAGGCGTCGATCCTTGCAGAAGTCAGCGGTACCATCGCATTCGGTAAAGAGACCAAAGGCAAGCGCCGTCTGGTCATTACCCCGAACGACGGTAGCGATCCGTACGAGGAGCTGATTCCGAAGTGGCGTCACCTGAACGTCTTCGAAGGCGAGCAAGTGAACCGCGGCGAAGTTATCTCCGACGGCCCGAGCGATCCACACGACATCCTGCGTTTGCTGGGTGTGAGTGCGCTTGCCAAGTACATCGTCAACGAGATTCAGGACGTATACCGTCTGCAAGGCGTGAAGATCAACGACAAGCACATCGAGACCATCTTGCGTCAGATGCTGCGTAAAGTTGAGATTGCCGAGTCTGGCGATTCCAGTTTCATCAAGGGCGACCAGATGGAACTGACTCACGTACTGGTAGAAAACGAGCGTCTGAGCACGGAAGACAAGTTTGTTTCCAAGTTCACTCGTGTGTTGCTGGGTATCACCAAGGCATCGCTGTCCACCGAGTCGTTCATCTCCGCGGCCTCCTTCCAGGAGACAACCCGCGTACTGACCGAAGCTGCTGTGACAGGCAAGCGCGATTACCTGCGCGGCCTGAAGGAAAACGTGGTCGTGGGTCGTTTGATCCCGGCCGGTACTGGTCTGGCTTATCACAGCGAGCGTAAGCGTCGCCGTGAAATGGACAAACCAACCCGTGTCAGCGCCAGCGAAGTAGAAGCGGCTCTGACGGAAGCGTTGAACTCCAGCGGTAACTAA
- the rplK gene encoding 50S ribosomal protein L11, producing MAKKITAYIKLQVKAAQANPSPPVGPALGQHGVNIMEFCKAFNARTQGIEPGLPTPVIITVYSDRSFTFETKSTPASVLLKKAAGLTSGSARPNTVKVGTVTRAQLEDIAKAKNADLTAADMEAAVRTIAGSARSMGLNVEGV from the coding sequence ATGGCCAAGAAGATAACCGCATACATCAAGCTGCAAGTGAAAGCCGCTCAGGCTAACCCTAGCCCGCCAGTTGGTCCTGCTCTGGGTCAGCACGGTGTGAATATCATGGAATTCTGCAAAGCGTTCAACGCCCGTACTCAGGGTATTGAGCCAGGTCTGCCGACTCCAGTGATCATCACTGTATACAGCGACCGTAGCTTCACTTTCGAAACAAAAAGTACCCCTGCATCGGTTCTGCTGAAGAAAGCTGCAGGCTTGACCAGCGGCTCGGCTCGCCCGAACACCGTTAAAGTTGGCACCGTGACTCGTGCTCAGCTGGAAGATATCGCTAAAGCAAAAAATGCGGATCTGACTGCAGCTGACATGGAAGCGGCCGTGCGTACCATCGCCGGTTCCGCTCGTAGCATGGGCCTTAACGTGGAGGGTGTGTAA
- the rplJ gene encoding 50S ribosomal protein L10, protein MAIKLEDKKAIVAEVNEAAKAGLSAVVADARGVTVSAMTGLRKEAREAGVYVRVVRNTLLKRAVADTEFSVLNDVFTGPTLIAFSNEHPGAAARLFKEFMKGQDKFEIKAAAFEGKFLAANQIDVLASLPTRNEAISQLMSVIQGATSKLARTLAAVRDQKEAAAA, encoded by the coding sequence GTGGCAATTAAACTCGAAGACAAGAAGGCCATCGTCGCTGAAGTCAACGAGGCTGCCAAAGCTGGTCTGTCCGCTGTCGTGGCTGATGCCCGTGGTGTGACGGTTAGCGCTATGACCGGACTCCGTAAAGAGGCTCGTGAAGCTGGCGTTTACGTACGCGTTGTACGTAACACCCTGCTCAAGCGCGCTGTTGCTGACACTGAATTCAGTGTTCTCAACGACGTGTTCACCGGCCCGACCTTGATCGCGTTCTCCAACGAACATCCTGGCGCTGCTGCCCGTTTGTTCAAGGAATTCATGAAAGGTCAGGACAAGTTCGAGATAAAGGCAGCTGCGTTCGAGGGCAAGTTCCTCGCAGCTAATCAGATCGATGTACTGGCAAGCCTGCCGACCCGTAACGAAGCAATTTCTCAGCTGATGAGCGTGATTCAAGGCGCTACCAGCAAGTTGGCTCGTACTCTGGCGGCTGTTCGCGACCAAAAAGAAGCAGCTGCAGCCTAA
- the rplA gene encoding 50S ribosomal protein L1 — protein MAKLTKRQKAIASKIEAGKSYNFVDAAALLAELSTVKFSESVDVAVNLGVDPRKSDQVVRSATVLPHGTGKTVRVAVFTQGPAAEAALAAGADRVGMDDLAAEMKAGDLNYDVVIASPDAMRVVGQLGQILGPRGLMPNPKVGTVTPDVANAVKNAKAGQVRYRTDKNGIIHTSVGKVGFDAVKLKENVEALIADLKRIKPASSKGIYVKRITLSTTMGPGLVIDQGSLEA, from the coding sequence ATGGCTAAGCTGACCAAGCGTCAAAAGGCAATCGCCAGCAAAATCGAAGCTGGCAAGTCTTACAACTTTGTAGACGCTGCTGCTCTGCTGGCTGAGCTGTCGACTGTCAAGTTCAGCGAGTCTGTAGACGTTGCTGTCAACCTGGGCGTTGATCCTCGTAAATCCGACCAGGTTGTTCGTAGCGCTACCGTACTGCCGCACGGCACCGGTAAAACTGTACGCGTTGCAGTTTTCACCCAGGGTCCTGCTGCTGAAGCTGCTCTGGCTGCTGGTGCTGATCGCGTTGGTATGGACGATCTGGCTGCCGAAATGAAAGCTGGCGATCTGAACTATGACGTCGTTATCGCTTCTCCTGATGCGATGCGCGTTGTAGGTCAATTGGGTCAGATTCTCGGTCCTCGCGGCCTGATGCCTAACCCGAAAGTCGGCACTGTTACTCCTGACGTGGCTAACGCTGTCAAGAATGCCAAGGCTGGTCAGGTTCGTTATCGCACCGACAAAAACGGCATCATCCACACTTCCGTCGGCAAGGTCGGTTTCGACGCTGTCAAACTGAAGGAAAACGTTGAAGCCCTGATCGCTGATCTGAAGCGTATCAAGCCGGCTTCCTCGAAAGGTATTTACGTCAAGCGCATCACCCTGAGCACCACCATGGGCCCGGGCCTGGTCATCGACCAGGGTTCGCTGGAAGCGTAA
- the rpoB gene encoding DNA-directed RNA polymerase subunit beta, with protein MAYSYTEKKRIRKDFSKLPDVMDVPYLLAIQLDSFREFLQAGATKDQFRDVGLHAAFKSVFPIISYSGNAALEYVGYRLGEPAFDVKECVLRGVTYAVPLRVKVRLIIFDKESSNKAIKDIKEQEVYMGEIPLMTENGTFVINGTERVIVSQLHRSPGVFFDHDRGKTHSSGKLLYSARIIPYRGSWLDFEFDPKDCVFVRIDRRRKLPASVLLRALGYTTEQVLDAFYTTNVFHVRGENLSLELVPQRLRGEIAVLDILDDKGKVIVEQGRRITARHINQLEKAGIKELEVPLDYVLGRTTAKVIVHPATGEIIAECNTELNTEILGKIAKAQVVRIETLYTNDIDCGPFVSDTLKIDSTSNQLEALVEIYRMMRPGEPPTKDAAETLFNNLFFSPERYDLSAVGRMKFNRRIGRTEIEGSGVLCKEDIVAVLKTLVDIRNGKGIVDDIDHLGNRRVRCVGEMAENQFRVGLVRVERAVKERLSMAESEGLMPQDLINAKPVAAAVKEFFGSSQLSQFMDQNNPLSEITHKRRVSALGPGGLTRERAGFEVRDVHPTHYGRVCPIETPEGPNIGLINSLAAYARTNQYGFLESPYRVVKEGLVTDEIVFLSAIEEADHVIAQASAAMNDKQELIDELVAVRHLNEFTVKAPADVTLMDVSPKQVVSVAASLIPFLEHDDANRALMGSNMQRQAVPTLRADKPLVGTGMERNVARDSGVCVVARRGGVIDSVDASRIVVRVADDEVETGEAGVDIYNLTKYTRSNQNTCINQRPLVSKGDRVQRSDIMADGPSTDMGELALGQNMRIAFMAWNGFNFEDSICLSERVVQEDRFTTIHIQELTCVARDTKLGPEEITADIPNVGEAALNKLDEAGIVYVGAEVGAGDILVGKVTPKGETQLTPEEKLLRAIFGEKASDVKDTSLRVPTGTKGTVIDVQVFTRDGVERDARALSIEKSQLDEIRKDLNEEFRIVEGATFERLRSALVGRVAEGGAGLKKGQEITNEVLDGLEHGQWFKLRMAEDALNEQLEKAQAYIVDRRRLLDDKFEDKKRKLQQGDDLAPGVLKIVKVYLAIRRRIQPGDKMAGRHGNKGVVSVIMPVEDMPHDANGTPVDIVLNPLGVPSRMNVGQILETHLGLAAKGLGEKINRMLEEQRKVVELRKFLNEIYNEIGGRQESLEDLSDKEILDLAKNLRNGVPMATPVFDGAKESEIKAMLKLADMPESGQMQLFDGRTGNKFERPVTVGYMYMLKLNHLVDDKMHARSTGSYSLVTQQPLGGKAQFGGQRFGEMEVWALEAYGAAYTLQEMLTVKSDDVNGRTKMYKNIVDGDHRMEPGMPESFNVLIKEIRSLGIDIDLETE; from the coding sequence ATGGCTTACTCATATACTGAGAAAAAACGTATCCGCAAGGACTTTAGCAAGTTGCCGGACGTAATGGATGTGCCGTATCTCTTGGCAATTCAGCTGGATTCGTTTCGCGAATTCCTGCAGGCGGGAGCGACCAAAGATCAGTTCCGCGACGTCGGTCTGCATGCAGCCTTCAAATCCGTTTTCCCGATCATCAGCTACTCCGGCAATGCTGCGCTGGAGTATGTAGGTTATCGCTTGGGCGAACCGGCATTTGATGTCAAGGAATGCGTGCTGCGCGGTGTGACTTACGCAGTACCTCTGCGGGTCAAGGTCCGTCTGATCATTTTCGACAAAGAATCGTCGAACAAAGCGATCAAGGACATCAAAGAGCAAGAAGTCTACATGGGTGAAATCCCCCTGATGACTGAAAACGGTACCTTTGTAATCAATGGCACCGAGCGCGTTATCGTGTCTCAGCTGCACCGTTCGCCAGGCGTATTCTTCGACCACGACCGTGGCAAGACGCACAGCTCCGGTAAGCTGCTTTACTCCGCTCGTATCATTCCTTACCGCGGTTCGTGGCTGGACTTCGAGTTCGATCCGAAAGACTGCGTATTCGTCCGTATCGACCGTCGTCGCAAGCTGCCTGCGTCTGTACTTCTGCGCGCGCTGGGTTACACCACCGAGCAAGTGCTCGATGCTTTCTACACCACCAACGTCTTCCATGTGCGCGGCGAAAACCTGAGCCTGGAACTGGTGCCTCAGCGCCTGCGTGGTGAAATTGCCGTTCTGGACATCCTGGACGACAAGGGCAAGGTCATTGTCGAGCAAGGTCGCCGTATCACTGCCCGTCACATCAACCAGCTGGAAAAGGCCGGGATCAAAGAGCTGGAAGTACCTCTGGACTACGTCCTGGGCCGTACGACTGCCAAGGTCATCGTGCATCCGGCAACCGGCGAGATCATTGCCGAGTGCAACACCGAGTTGAACACTGAAATCCTCGGCAAGATCGCCAAGGCTCAGGTTGTTCGCATCGAAACGCTGTACACCAACGACATCGATTGCGGCCCGTTCGTTTCCGATACGTTGAAGATCGACTCCACCAGCAACCAACTGGAAGCGCTGGTCGAGATCTATCGCATGATGCGTCCTGGCGAGCCACCGACCAAGGATGCTGCTGAAACCCTGTTCAACAACCTGTTCTTCAGCCCAGAGCGCTATGACCTGTCTGCTGTAGGCCGGATGAAGTTCAACCGTCGTATCGGTCGTACCGAAATCGAAGGTTCGGGCGTGTTGTGCAAGGAAGATATCGTCGCGGTTCTCAAGACCCTCGTTGATATCCGTAACGGCAAAGGCATCGTCGATGACATCGACCACCTCGGTAACCGTCGCGTTCGCTGCGTAGGCGAGATGGCCGAGAACCAGTTCCGTGTAGGTCTGGTCCGCGTCGAGCGTGCTGTCAAAGAACGTCTGTCCATGGCGGAAAGCGAAGGCCTGATGCCTCAGGACCTGATCAATGCCAAGCCTGTTGCGGCAGCGGTCAAAGAGTTCTTCGGTTCCAGCCAGCTTTCCCAGTTCATGGACCAGAACAACCCGCTTTCCGAGATTACCCACAAGCGTCGTGTTTCTGCACTCGGCCCTGGCGGTCTGACTCGTGAGCGTGCCGGCTTTGAAGTTCGAGACGTTCACCCGACTCACTATGGTCGTGTGTGCCCGATCGAAACGCCGGAAGGCCCGAACATCGGTCTGATCAACTCCCTGGCGGCCTATGCCCGCACCAACCAGTACGGTTTCCTCGAGAGCCCGTACCGTGTGGTGAAGGAAGGTCTGGTCACCGACGAAATCGTGTTCCTTTCGGCGATCGAAGAAGCTGACCACGTCATTGCCCAAGCTTCGGCTGCAATGAACGACAAGCAAGAGCTGATCGACGAGCTGGTTGCTGTGCGTCACTTGAACGAATTCACCGTCAAGGCGCCAGCCGACGTCACCCTGATGGACGTTTCGCCCAAGCAGGTTGTCTCGGTAGCGGCTTCGTTGATCCCGTTCCTCGAGCACGATGACGCCAACCGTGCGTTGATGGGTTCGAACATGCAGCGTCAGGCTGTACCAACCTTGCGTGCCGACAAGCCGCTCGTGGGTACCGGCATGGAGCGCAACGTTGCCCGCGACTCCGGCGTTTGCGTCGTGGCCCGTCGTGGTGGCGTGATCGATTCGGTTGATGCCAGCCGTATCGTTGTTCGCGTCGCCGATGACGAAGTTGAAACAGGTGAGGCGGGTGTAGACATCTACAACCTGACCAAATACACCCGTTCGAACCAGAACACCTGCATCAACCAGCGTCCGCTGGTCAGCAAGGGTGATCGTGTTCAGCGCAGCGACATCATGGCCGACGGCCCGTCCACCGATATGGGTGAGCTGGCACTGGGTCAGAATATGCGCATCGCGTTCATGGCCTGGAACGGTTTCAACTTCGAAGACTCCATCTGTCTTTCCGAGCGCGTGGTTCAGGAAGATCGCTTCACCACAATCCACATTCAGGAACTGACCTGTGTGGCGCGTGACACCAAGCTTGGGCCTGAGGAAATCACAGCTGACATCCCGAACGTGGGTGAAGCTGCTCTGAACAAGCTGGACGAAGCCGGTATCGTTTATGTAGGTGCTGAAGTTGGTGCTGGCGACATCCTGGTGGGCAAGGTCACTCCGAAAGGCGAGACCCAGCTGACGCCGGAAGAAAAACTGTTGCGCGCGATCTTCGGTGAGAAGGCCAGCGACGTTAAAGATACCTCCCTGCGCGTGCCAACCGGCACCAAAGGCACTGTCATTGACGTTCAGGTCTTCACCCGTGATGGCGTGGAGCGTGACGCACGTGCCCTGTCCATCGAGAAGTCGCAACTCGACGAGATCCGCAAGGACCTGAACGAAGAGTTCCGTATTGTCGAAGGCGCTACCTTTGAACGTCTGCGTTCTGCGCTGGTGGGTCGTGTAGCAGAAGGCGGTGCCGGTCTGAAGAAAGGCCAGGAAATCACCAATGAAGTGCTCGACGGTCTTGAGCATGGTCAGTGGTTCAAGCTGCGTATGGCTGAAGATGCTCTGAACGAGCAGCTTGAGAAAGCGCAGGCTTACATCGTTGATCGTCGTCGTCTTCTGGATGACAAGTTCGAAGACAAAAAGCGCAAGCTGCAGCAGGGCGATGACCTGGCTCCAGGCGTGCTGAAAATCGTCAAGGTTTACCTGGCAATCCGTCGTCGCATTCAGCCGGGCGACAAGATGGCCGGTCGTCACGGTAACAAGGGTGTGGTCTCCGTGATCATGCCGGTTGAAGACATGCCGCACGATGCCAATGGCACACCGGTAGATATCGTCCTCAACCCGTTGGGCGTACCTTCGCGTATGAACGTGGGTCAGATTCTCGAAACTCACCTTGGCCTCGCCGCCAAAGGTCTGGGCGAGAAGATCAACCGCATGCTCGAAGAGCAGCGTAAAGTGGTTGAGCTGCGCAAGTTCCTGAACGAGATCTACAACGAGATCGGTGGTCGCCAGGAAAGTCTGGAAGACCTCTCCGACAAGGAGATCCTCGATCTTGCGAAGAACCTTCGCAACGGTGTGCCAATGGCTACACCGGTGTTCGACGGTGCTAAAGAAAGCGAAATCAAGGCAATGCTCAAGCTTGCAGATATGCCGGAAAGCGGCCAGATGCAGCTGTTTGACGGTCGTACTGGCAACAAGTTTGAGCGCCCGGTAACGGTCGGCTACATGTACATGCTGAAGCTGAACCACTTGGTGGACGACAAGATGCACGCGCGTTCCACTGGTTCGTACAGCCTGGTTACCCAGCAGCCGCTGGGTGGTAAGGCCCAGTTCGGTGGTCAGCGTTTCGGGGAGATGGAAGTGTGGGCGCTGGAAGCATACGGCGCGGCGTACACTCTGCAAGAAATGCTCACAGTGAAGTCGGACGATGTGAACGGTCGTACCAAGATGTACAAAAACATCGTGGACGGCGATCACCGTATGGAGCCGGGCATGCCCGAGTCTTTCAACGTGTTGATCAAAGAAATCCGTTCGCTCGGTATCGATATCGATCTGGAAACCGAATAA
- the rplL gene encoding 50S ribosomal protein L7/L12: MSISQDDILNAVAEMSVLQVVELIKAFEEKFGVTAAAGSAGPAVAAAVVEEQTEFNVMLLEAGEKKVNVIKAVRELTGLGLKEAKAVVDGAPAMVLEAVAKDAADKAKATLEEAGAKVELK, from the coding sequence ATGTCCATCTCTCAAGACGATATCCTTAACGCCGTAGCTGAAATGTCCGTTCTGCAGGTTGTAGAGCTGATCAAGGCTTTCGAAGAGAAGTTCGGCGTTACTGCTGCTGCTGGCTCCGCCGGCCCAGCTGTTGCTGCAGCTGTTGTTGAAGAACAAACTGAATTCAACGTCATGCTGCTGGAAGCTGGCGAGAAGAAAGTTAACGTGATCAAGGCTGTACGTGAACTGACCGGTCTGGGCCTGAAAGAAGCCAAGGCAGTCGTTGACGGCGCTCCAGCCATGGTTCTGGAAGCTGTTGCCAAAGACGCAGCTGACAAAGCCAAAGCTACTCTGGAAGAAGCAGGCGCCAAAGTCGAGCTGAAATAA
- the nusG gene encoding transcription termination/antitermination protein NusG has protein sequence MAKRWYVVHAYSGYEKHVMRSLVERVKLAGMEDGFGEILVPTEEVVEMRNGQKRKSERKFFPGYVLVQMDMNEGTWHLVKDTPRVMGFIGGTADKPAPITDKEAEAILRRVADGSDKPKPKTLFEPGEVVRVTDGPFADFNGTVEEVNYEKSRIQVAVLIFGRSTPVELEFSQVEKV, from the coding sequence GTGGCTAAGCGTTGGTACGTAGTGCATGCTTACTCGGGTTACGAGAAGCATGTCATGCGCTCGTTGGTCGAGCGTGTGAAGCTGGCAGGCATGGAAGATGGCTTCGGCGAAATTCTGGTTCCCACTGAAGAAGTGGTTGAAATGCGTAATGGCCAGAAACGCAAAAGCGAACGCAAGTTCTTCCCGGGTTACGTGCTTGTTCAGATGGACATGAATGAGGGTACTTGGCACTTGGTCAAGGATACCCCGCGTGTCATGGGCTTCATTGGCGGTACTGCCGATAAGCCGGCACCGATCACTGACAAGGAAGCAGAAGCGATTCTGCGCCGTGTTGCTGACGGTAGCGATAAGCCGAAGCCAAAAACACTGTTCGAGCCGGGTGAGGTTGTACGTGTCACTGACGGTCCGTTCGCTGATTTTAACGGTACGGTTGAAGAAGTTAACTACGAAAAGAGCCGTATCCAGGTGGCGGTGCTCATTTTCGGACGTTCTACTCCGGTAGAGCTAGAGTTCAGCCAGGTCGAAAAGGTCTAG